A stretch of Pseudoprevotella muciniphila DNA encodes these proteins:
- a CDS encoding phosphate acyltransferase, translating to MERIKSFKQLVSHLNEMEQRKRVAVISGTDESTLYALHRGLEAGFIDVIFVGQIPDFEKHQEFLPHKANIQQFPMEDEDESAQFAVTLVREGKADFLMKGLVHTDNLLRAVLDKEKGLLPAGNILTLIAVAETAAYDKLLFFSDPAVIPVPTRKQREWQVKYTIDVCNAFGIEEPRISLIHFTEKVSEKFPCSVDYADLSQESREGKWGKAIIDGPLDVRTSVDSEAMEVKGIKSPIAGRADALIFSDLEAANAFYKTLSFFGEAKQACILCGTSCPVVVSSRGDDGESKFYSLAMAAVVGK from the coding sequence ATGGAAAGAATTAAAAGTTTCAAGCAACTTGTCAGCCACCTCAACGAAATGGAGCAACGCAAACGTGTCGCTGTGATTTCAGGTACAGACGAGAGCACCCTCTATGCCCTTCATCGTGGGCTTGAGGCTGGTTTTATCGATGTAATCTTTGTTGGGCAGATACCCGATTTTGAAAAGCATCAGGAGTTTTTACCCCATAAGGCTAACATACAGCAATTTCCCATGGAAGATGAAGACGAGTCAGCACAATTTGCCGTGACTCTCGTTCGCGAAGGCAAGGCAGATTTCCTGATGAAGGGGCTGGTTCATACCGACAACTTGTTACGGGCAGTCCTGGACAAGGAAAAAGGATTGTTACCCGCAGGAAACATCCTAACACTCATTGCTGTGGCAGAAACGGCAGCATACGACAAACTTCTTTTCTTTTCCGACCCGGCTGTCATACCTGTACCTACCCGCAAACAGCGCGAGTGGCAGGTGAAGTACACCATCGACGTTTGCAACGCTTTCGGAATAGAAGAACCACGCATCTCGCTCATACATTTCACAGAGAAAGTCAGCGAGAAATTCCCATGTTCTGTGGACTATGCCGATCTGTCCCAGGAGTCGCGGGAAGGAAAATGGGGAAAAGCCATCATCGACGGGCCTCTGGATGTCAGGACATCTGTTGACTCGGAAGCCATGGAGGTAAAGGGCATAAAGTCGCCTATAGCAGGCCGTGCAGACGCGCTTATTTTTTCCGACCTCGAAGCAGCAAATGCATTCTACAAGACACTTTCCTTTTTCGGAGAAGCCAAGCAGGCGTGCATACTCTGCGGCACATCGTGCCCGGTGGTGGTGTCATCACGGGGAGATGACGGAGAATCGAAATTCTATAGTTTAGCCATGGCGGCTGTTGTTGGTAAATAA
- a CDS encoding histidine phosphatase family protein produces the protein MKKICLFLVVALSLGPVFAQTAREEIYEDVHCSAANYYAYPDPVGVKYTTAPKGYKPFYISHYARHGSRWLIGKKEYSGPAETMRKAYEAGALTAKGMEVMHVLDSLDHMSKGRLGELTPLGARQHRGIAKRMYENFPEVFAGNAPIDARSTVVIRCILSMMAECLQLQTMNPDLQIKNDASYHDMYYMNYEHDDNISKYRKSEEAQKVRTDWWNKTIQPDRFISMLFSDTAYVSQNINKGGLMWNIFDIAANMQSLDTDLDLYPLFTKEECYAIWTNKNLSWYHNYGPSKLTQGKLPYFEANLLKNIVETADSCIKLNKPGATLRFGHEVVVYPLTCLMELGDYGTTEEDPAKLDEKWRNYKIFPMASNVQLVFYRKKGSNDILVKVMLNEHEMSLPVKSDMAPYYHWSDVSDYYKDKLSKMSF, from the coding sequence ATGAAAAAAATTTGTTTATTCCTTGTTGTTGCTTTGTCGTTGGGTCCCGTTTTCGCCCAGACAGCGCGTGAAGAAATCTATGAGGACGTACATTGTTCTGCAGCCAATTATTATGCCTACCCTGACCCTGTCGGTGTGAAATATACCACAGCACCTAAAGGTTACAAGCCATTCTACATCAGCCACTATGCCCGCCACGGCTCACGCTGGCTGATTGGCAAGAAAGAATACTCGGGTCCGGCAGAAACCATGCGCAAGGCATACGAGGCGGGTGCATTAACAGCCAAAGGCATGGAAGTGATGCACGTTCTCGATAGTCTGGACCACATGTCGAAAGGGCGACTGGGCGAACTCACCCCTCTTGGCGCTCGCCAGCACCGCGGCATAGCCAAGCGTATGTACGAAAACTTCCCGGAAGTATTCGCCGGCAATGCCCCCATCGATGCCCGCTCAACCGTAGTAATCCGCTGCATCCTCTCGATGATGGCAGAATGTCTGCAACTTCAGACCATGAACCCCGACCTTCAGATCAAGAACGACGCCAGTTATCACGACATGTACTACATGAACTATGAGCACGACGACAATATCTCCAAATACCGCAAAAGCGAGGAAGCCCAAAAGGTGCGCACAGATTGGTGGAACAAGACTATCCAACCCGACCGCTTCATCAGCATGCTGTTCTCCGACACAGCCTACGTCAGCCAAAACATCAACAAAGGTGGCCTGATGTGGAACATCTTCGACATAGCCGCCAACATGCAAAGCCTGGACACTGACCTCGACCTTTATCCGCTTTTCACAAAAGAAGAATGCTACGCCATCTGGACGAACAAAAACCTAAGTTGGTATCACAACTACGGACCTTCAAAACTCACTCAAGGTAAGTTGCCCTACTTTGAAGCCAACCTGCTGAAAAATATCGTTGAAACCGCTGATTCCTGCATCAAGTTGAATAAACCCGGTGCCACCTTGCGCTTTGGTCACGAAGTGGTGGTCTATCCGCTAACTTGCCTTATGGAACTCGGCGACTACGGCACCACAGAAGAAGATCCTGCCAAACTCGACGAGAAATGGCGAAACTATAAAATCTTCCCGATGGCAAGCAACGTGCAACTCGTTTTCTACCGCAAGAAAGGCAGCAACGACATCCTCGTAAAGGTGATGCTCAACGAACACGAGATGAGTCTCCCGGTGAAGAGCGACATGGCACCTTACTACCATTGGTCCGATGTGTCAGACTACTACAAAGACAAACTCAGCAAGATGTCCTTCTGA
- the xerD gene encoding site-specific tyrosine recombinase XerD yields MVDKYRTYILLEQGLSENTREAYLRDVRKFLDYLKDENIDVKDVNLEVIHRFSWTLVDIGISQRSIARQHSALRSFFKFLVLDGFIDSDPTELLESPKKSKHLPEVLTLEEVDAIISTIDLSQPFGQRDRAIIEMLYSCGLRVSELCNLKLSDLFLDEGFIRVVGKGDKQRLVPVSPRAEQELKLWFIDRNAITPKDGEEDYVFLSERRRQHLSRITVFHNIRLYAEAAGITKTISPHTFRHTFATHLLEGGANLRAIQAMLGHESIATTEIYTHIDRSFLRRQILDYFPRNKEK; encoded by the coding sequence ATGGTTGATAAATACCGCACTTACATCCTTCTTGAGCAAGGTCTTTCGGAAAACACGCGAGAGGCCTACCTGCGCGATGTGCGGAAATTTCTCGACTACCTCAAGGACGAAAACATCGACGTCAAGGACGTCAACCTTGAAGTGATCCACCGTTTTTCTTGGACCCTTGTTGACATCGGCATTTCGCAACGCAGCATAGCGCGCCAGCACAGTGCCTTGCGGTCTTTCTTCAAATTTCTTGTACTCGACGGTTTCATCGACTCCGACCCCACCGAACTCTTGGAATCGCCAAAGAAAAGCAAACACCTGCCCGAGGTGCTTACTCTCGAAGAAGTGGATGCCATCATCAGCACCATCGACCTGAGCCAACCTTTCGGACAGCGCGACCGCGCCATTATAGAGATGCTCTACAGTTGCGGGCTGCGTGTGAGCGAACTCTGCAACCTGAAACTGAGCGACCTCTTTCTCGACGAAGGCTTCATCCGCGTTGTAGGAAAAGGCGACAAACAACGTCTTGTGCCCGTATCACCCCGTGCAGAACAGGAACTGAAACTGTGGTTCATTGACCGCAATGCCATCACTCCAAAAGATGGCGAAGAAGACTACGTTTTCCTAAGCGAGCGCCGCCGCCAGCACCTCTCACGCATAACGGTATTTCACAACATCAGGCTATACGCAGAAGCCGCCGGAATAACAAAGACCATCAGTCCGCACACCTTCCGACACACCTTCGCCACCCATCTGCTCGAAGGCGGGGCTAACCTCCGCGCCATACAGGCCATGCTGGGCCATGAAAGCATAGCAACGACTGAAATCTACACCCACATCGACCGCAGTTTCCTCCGACGTCAAATACTCGATTATTTCCCACGCAACAAAGAGAAGTGA
- a CDS encoding M28 family peptidase — protein MKTINKTLIIMLSLLSLIGCKKPKTDVPIGEDAKKCEVQFDADSAFRHIKAQCDFGARTPGSAAHKQCGDYIVKSFQALGLNVIEQKAPITMWDKKQFECRNIIAQYKPEAKERIIICTHWDSRPWADDDPDESKHNEPVMAANDGASGVGVMLEVAAKLKEVNPKVGIDFICFDLEDYGNHDSSDESSWCKGSAYWAAHPHVEGYQALHGILLDMVGGNGVVFRQEIFSTQYAPQVLYQVWDAARVAGYENYFPSEQGGMITDDHIPMNQAGIPTIDIISSNRSGNGFCDTWHTTRDTPENISTATLKAVGQTLLQVLSQEPL, from the coding sequence ATGAAAACTATAAACAAAACACTGATTATCATGCTTTCTTTGCTCAGTCTTATCGGGTGTAAAAAGCCAAAGACAGATGTGCCTATAGGCGAGGATGCGAAAAAATGTGAAGTGCAGTTTGATGCCGACAGTGCTTTCAGGCACATTAAAGCCCAGTGCGACTTCGGTGCCCGCACTCCGGGCAGCGCAGCCCACAAGCAATGTGGCGACTACATTGTAAAGTCGTTTCAAGCGTTAGGGCTGAACGTCATTGAACAGAAGGCACCCATCACGATGTGGGACAAGAAACAATTCGAGTGCCGTAACATCATTGCGCAATACAAGCCTGAAGCAAAAGAACGCATCATTATCTGTACACATTGGGACAGCCGTCCTTGGGCTGACGACGATCCTGACGAAAGCAAGCACAACGAACCTGTCATGGCAGCAAACGATGGGGCGAGCGGTGTCGGCGTGATGCTTGAAGTGGCAGCAAAACTCAAAGAAGTAAACCCGAAGGTAGGCATCGACTTCATCTGCTTCGACCTTGAAGATTACGGCAACCACGACAGCAGCGATGAATCGAGTTGGTGCAAGGGTTCCGCTTATTGGGCAGCGCATCCACATGTGGAAGGCTATCAGGCGCTTCACGGCATATTGCTTGATATGGTAGGCGGCAACGGCGTCGTTTTCCGCCAGGAGATTTTTTCCACACAATATGCTCCACAGGTGCTTTATCAGGTTTGGGATGCCGCTCGTGTGGCAGGCTATGAAAACTACTTCCCAAGCGAGCAGGGCGGCATGATTACAGACGACCACATCCCCATGAACCAAGCCGGTATACCCACTATCGACATCATATCGAGCAACCGCTCGGGAAATGGTTTTTGCGACACATGGCACACCACCCGTGACACCCCCGAAAACATTTCCACCGCCACACTCAAAGCCGTGGGACAGACCTTGCTGCAAGTCCTCTCACAAGAACCTCTCTAA
- a CDS encoding M60 family metallopeptidase, with amino-acid sequence MKKDISLFLITLLVCSFAQVQQLMAIPEFSSEKCYKVMHVNSGKYLLLKDSYEESNTVNATTLDNEGSVFTITQSGGGYVFTKYDTEYTLGISTSTQGNWANWNTANNVATVWTIEDAGGEDIYITSEKGYLGPNDNATSSGSYVYTNKTQQNNAKWQIIDATAELPNYVSSITSGKYYRLVSNAYDGKTMAVNANGGLVLTNTEKGKGSFAYYSQLWQITGTNGKYNFKNLVSGKSIQAWPGQSQQWQTGSSAANFYSGTTTSGDNKLFWFATVNNTSEHKSLHAAGAANQNNTVVGWQASSDASKWLLWEVDVTEDDIAAAEDWRKTLNSNIGSEFAKFFTDKICTQLKEEYVAMSDDDLRAAMSELPSMMINEAISIKNDMWGNNATWSAYEKDFRIHEYEAYSAPGVWASKLGFGDFGRLTQPTGIRLKAGEIAFLYVERSAARNGTLKVEMPVGVNNTGPQQDLTSGLNKVIANGDCELFITYQNTDTETPLSAHPKIRIHIVGGTCNGTFDMSRGHTDRDWLWLKQNMFKDTYLHMRSNLHVFCTYLDNMRSAQKLTRGMQMIDFVFEAQERAMTTRFNDGYYRPIMTVWDKGSGNPSAGNGRVSWPGINYELFNEETFRDGGWWTSWAYPHEVGHLHQRPLWLAGTREGSNEVLIQIYTHLWGKKTAKGAVSILADRFNKTDGATSWIDNLKNAGEIQSFTQKMWYQLWLYFHQKGDDEFFPRWIECIHKRGNMQNRFYSNDNPAGIDKDYMRAALAACEASQTDLYEFFKVWGFFNYAETINGATDAGVASISDYESFYLKVPRQSVQEEVAQMEAWKAEMQSYEKKAPGIMFINSTAEQGQIGEDAEVVKYFPDLLGANIVNFGANDDSGCTGYYTHFGKNEADNIGFKRSGANFTITGTGAVGYKIYDDKGELVFISFKNTFKTSNAIARGINEGRYSLVASLGDDTDLLLSGPPTIYTNNETTGISSIRDEQFANNSWYTIGGVKLNGRPTAKGVYIIDGKKVIIK; translated from the coding sequence ATGAAAAAAGATATCTCTTTATTCCTAATCACTTTGCTGGTTTGCAGTTTTGCTCAAGTTCAGCAACTAATGGCAATCCCTGAGTTTTCTTCAGAAAAGTGTTACAAGGTAATGCATGTAAATTCCGGCAAATACCTTCTTTTAAAGGACAGTTACGAGGAATCGAATACCGTGAATGCCACAACTCTGGACAATGAAGGTTCTGTGTTTACCATCACGCAGAGCGGTGGTGGCTACGTTTTCACCAAATACGACACAGAATATACCCTTGGTATCTCCACCTCTACTCAGGGCAATTGGGCGAACTGGAACACGGCGAACAATGTGGCTACTGTATGGACGATTGAAGACGCGGGAGGAGAGGATATATACATTACATCTGAAAAAGGCTACCTTGGTCCAAATGACAACGCAACGAGTAGCGGTTCTTATGTATATACAAACAAGACACAACAAAATAACGCAAAGTGGCAGATTATAGATGCCACAGCAGAACTTCCGAACTATGTCAGTAGTATTACAAGCGGCAAATACTACCGCTTGGTAAGCAATGCATACGATGGCAAGACTATGGCAGTGAATGCCAACGGCGGTCTTGTCCTGACTAATACAGAAAAGGGAAAAGGAAGTTTTGCATATTATTCACAACTATGGCAGATTACAGGTACTAATGGAAAGTATAATTTCAAGAATTTAGTATCCGGTAAATCCATTCAGGCATGGCCGGGACAAAGCCAACAATGGCAAACGGGCAGTAGTGCTGCAAACTTCTATTCCGGCACGACCACCTCCGGCGACAACAAGTTGTTCTGGTTTGCCACAGTAAACAACACGAGCGAACATAAGTCTCTGCATGCTGCAGGTGCTGCAAATCAGAACAACACTGTAGTGGGTTGGCAAGCCAGTTCAGACGCATCAAAATGGCTCTTATGGGAAGTGGATGTAACGGAAGATGATATTGCAGCCGCAGAAGATTGGCGCAAGACACTCAACAGCAATATAGGTAGCGAGTTCGCTAAGTTCTTCACAGATAAGATCTGCACACAGTTGAAAGAAGAATATGTTGCTATGAGCGATGATGATTTGCGTGCTGCCATGAGCGAACTGCCATCGATGATGATTAACGAGGCGATTAGTATAAAAAACGACATGTGGGGCAACAACGCCACATGGAGTGCTTACGAAAAGGATTTTCGCATCCATGAGTATGAGGCATATTCTGCCCCTGGTGTGTGGGCTTCCAAACTCGGTTTTGGCGACTTCGGTCGTCTTACACAACCCACCGGAATCAGGTTGAAGGCGGGAGAAATAGCCTTTCTTTACGTCGAAAGAAGTGCTGCCAGAAATGGTACGCTCAAAGTTGAAATGCCGGTTGGTGTAAACAACACAGGCCCTCAGCAAGATTTGACCAGTGGTCTTAATAAAGTTATAGCAAATGGCGACTGTGAACTGTTCATCACCTACCAAAACACTGATACTGAAACGCCATTATCTGCACATCCTAAAATAAGAATTCATATTGTTGGCGGCACGTGCAACGGTACGTTCGATATGAGCCGCGGCCATACGGACAGAGATTGGCTGTGGCTGAAGCAAAATATGTTCAAAGACACATATCTGCACATGAGGTCCAACTTGCATGTTTTTTGCACTTACCTTGATAATATGCGCTCAGCGCAGAAACTTACAAGGGGTATGCAAATGATTGATTTTGTGTTTGAGGCGCAGGAAAGAGCCATGACCACACGATTCAATGACGGCTACTATCGCCCTATAATGACCGTATGGGACAAAGGTTCCGGCAATCCTTCCGCCGGTAATGGACGCGTTTCTTGGCCAGGTATAAATTACGAATTATTTAATGAGGAAACTTTCCGCGATGGTGGCTGGTGGACAAGTTGGGCTTATCCGCACGAGGTAGGCCATCTTCACCAACGTCCACTGTGGCTTGCCGGCACACGCGAGGGAAGCAATGAAGTTCTTATACAGATTTACACACACCTTTGGGGAAAGAAGACTGCGAAGGGAGCAGTCAGCATTTTGGCAGACCGCTTCAACAAAACAGATGGAGCAACAAGTTGGATTGACAATCTGAAAAATGCAGGCGAGATACAGTCATTTACTCAGAAGATGTGGTACCAACTTTGGCTCTATTTCCATCAAAAGGGCGACGATGAGTTTTTCCCACGATGGATAGAGTGTATCCACAAACGAGGCAACATGCAGAACCGCTTTTATTCCAATGACAATCCGGCAGGAATTGATAAAGACTACATGCGTGCCGCTCTTGCTGCATGTGAGGCTTCGCAGACAGACCTCTATGAGTTTTTCAAAGTGTGGGGATTCTTCAACTATGCTGAGACCATCAACGGAGCAACAGATGCAGGAGTCGCAAGTATTAGTGACTATGAAAGTTTCTATCTCAAAGTTCCGCGCCAATCTGTCCAAGAAGAAGTGGCTCAGATGGAAGCCTGGAAAGCAGAAATGCAGAGTTATGAGAAAAAAGCGCCGGGCATCATGTTCATCAACAGTACTGCTGAGCAGGGACAAATAGGCGAAGATGCTGAAGTTGTCAAATATTTCCCTGATCTTCTGGGTGCAAATATCGTAAATTTTGGCGCAAACGATGATTCGGGTTGCACCGGTTATTACACACACTTTGGTAAGAATGAGGCAGACAACATTGGTTTTAAGCGTAGTGGGGCAAACTTTACCATAACAGGTACCGGCGCCGTGGGTTATAAGATTTATGACGACAAGGGCGAACTTGTTTTTATTAGTTTCAAAAATACATTCAAGACAAGCAATGCTATAGCAAGAGGCATAAACGAAGGTCGTTACTCTCTTGTTGCTTCGCTTGGCGACGACACAGACTTGTTGCTTAGCGGTCCTCCCACTATTTATACAAACAATGAAACGACAGGCATTTCTTCAATTCGAGATGAACAATTCGCAAACAACAGTTGGTACACCATTGGAGGCGTAAAACTAAACGGCAGACCTACTGCAAAAGGTGTTTATATTATCGATGGTAAGAAGGTTATAATTAAATAA
- a CDS encoding SufE family protein: MTINEIQDEVIEEFSELEDWMDRYQLLISLGEEQEPLPESEKTEQNLIDGCQSRLWLCCDEKDGKLYYRAESDALIVKGIITLLIRVLNGHTPQEILDADLYFIDRVGLSEHLSPTRSNGLLSMKKQMRMYALAYKTKQEG; the protein is encoded by the coding sequence ATGACGATAAACGAAATACAAGACGAAGTCATCGAGGAATTTTCCGAACTCGAAGACTGGATGGACCGCTATCAACTCCTCATCAGCCTTGGCGAGGAACAGGAGCCTTTACCGGAAAGCGAGAAGACCGAACAGAACCTGATTGACGGCTGCCAAAGCCGTTTGTGGCTCTGTTGCGATGAAAAAGACGGCAAACTATACTACCGTGCAGAAAGCGATGCACTCATCGTGAAGGGTATCATCACTCTGCTCATCCGTGTTCTCAACGGGCATACCCCACAGGAAATTCTCGATGCCGACCTTTACTTCATCGACCGCGTGGGATTGAGCGAGCACCTCTCTCCCACCCGCTCAAATGGCCTTTTGTCGATGAAAAAGCAGATGCGCATGTACGCCCTCGCTTATAAAACCAAACAGGAAGGCTAA
- the buk gene encoding butyrate kinase, with translation MRILAINPGSTSTKIAVYEDEQVVFEKGINHSFSELEKLKTIAQQLDYRRNHILTELVDANIDFNFDAIVGRAGLLGPIEGGVYEVNDRMYEALQHPVREHPCNFGSILAYILAQQIEGCMALTADSGMTDEYDEISRISGFPLIEREPFWHTLNQRAIARTYAKQAGKKYEELNLIVCHLGGGTSIAVHRHGRAVDSNNGMGDDGPFSITRSGSLPARGVVELCFSGKYDKHTLDNFFFKNCGVRAYLGTSNMFEVMDRVEKGDYKAKLVMDALILQTAKEIAGMSTVLYGKVDAILLTGGLCKDQYIREGIVERIQHIAPVHVFPGEDEMKALAGNALAVLRGELPIKEFNDSVFRKTKNLFAEEQS, from the coding sequence ATGCGGATATTGGCCATAAATCCAGGTTCGACAAGTACAAAAATCGCCGTTTACGAAGACGAACAAGTGGTTTTTGAAAAAGGCATCAACCATTCTTTCAGCGAACTTGAAAAATTAAAGACCATAGCACAACAACTGGACTATCGACGCAACCATATTCTTACGGAACTTGTGGATGCAAACATAGACTTCAACTTTGACGCCATTGTGGGGCGTGCAGGATTGCTCGGTCCCATAGAAGGCGGTGTGTATGAGGTGAACGACAGAATGTACGAGGCGCTGCAACACCCCGTACGTGAGCATCCCTGCAACTTCGGTTCCATTCTTGCCTACATCCTGGCGCAACAGATAGAAGGATGTATGGCACTTACTGCCGATTCGGGCATGACAGACGAATACGATGAAATCTCCCGTATCAGCGGTTTTCCGCTCATCGAGCGAGAACCATTCTGGCACACGCTTAATCAGCGAGCCATAGCACGCACATACGCCAAGCAGGCAGGCAAAAAGTATGAAGAACTCAATCTCATCGTCTGTCACCTGGGCGGAGGCACATCAATAGCAGTGCACCGCCACGGGCGTGCTGTCGATTCAAACAACGGCATGGGCGACGACGGACCTTTCTCTATCACGCGAAGCGGATCGCTGCCGGCACGTGGAGTAGTGGAACTCTGTTTCTCCGGAAAATACGACAAACATACACTCGACAACTTCTTCTTTAAGAATTGTGGTGTCAGGGCATATCTTGGCACGAGCAACATGTTTGAGGTGATGGACAGGGTGGAGAAGGGCGACTACAAGGCGAAACTCGTTATGGACGCACTAATTCTTCAAACGGCAAAAGAAATTGCAGGAATGTCAACGGTTCTTTATGGAAAGGTAGATGCCATTCTCCTCACGGGAGGACTTTGTAAAGACCAATACATCAGAGAGGGTATCGTGGAGCGCATACAGCACATTGCCCCCGTACATGTATTCCCGGGAGAAGACGAAATGAAGGCGTTGGCAGGCAATGCACTTGCAGTGTTGCGAGGTGAATTGCCAATAAAGGAATTCAACGATAGTGTTTTCCGTAAGACAAAAAACCTCTTTGCGGAAGAACAATCTTAG